One window of Chryseobacterium sp. JJR-5R genomic DNA carries:
- a CDS encoding YifB family Mg chelatase-like AAA ATPase, protein MLIKIYGSAIHGVAAQTITIEVNVDTGGIGYHLVGLADNAIKESSYRISAALKNVGYKIPGKKITINMAPADLRKEGAAYDLSIAIGILAASDQILAENIENYIIMGELSLDGTLQPIRGVLPIAIQAREEGFKGIILPKQNTREAAIVNNIDVFAAENIKEVIDFFNEGKPLEKVEIDTRKEFQEKVNDFPFDFSEVKGQETAKRAMEVAAAGGHNIILIGPPGSGKTMLAKRVPSILPPLSLKEALETTKIHSVAGKMGTETSLMTVRPFRSPHHTISDVALVGGGSYPQPGEISLAHNGVLFLDEMPEFKRTVLEVMRQPLEDREVTISRARFTVNYPASFMLVASMNPSPSGFFPDDPNNTSTSYEMQRYMSKLSGPLLDRIDIHIEVQKVEFEQLTERRKGEKSEDIRKRVLIAREIQRERYKDLKISYNAQIGPKEIEKYCNLDAASFSLIKMAMEKLNLSARAYDRILKVARTIADLEESENILSNHVSEAIQYRSLDREFWNA, encoded by the coding sequence ATGTTGATTAAAATTTACGGAAGTGCCATCCACGGAGTTGCCGCACAGACCATTACTATCGAAGTGAATGTAGATACCGGAGGAATAGGCTACCATCTGGTAGGCCTTGCCGATAATGCCATTAAAGAAAGCAGTTACAGGATTTCTGCCGCTTTAAAAAATGTGGGATACAAAATTCCCGGGAAGAAAATCACCATCAATATGGCACCGGCAGATCTCCGGAAAGAAGGTGCTGCCTATGACCTGAGCATTGCCATAGGCATACTGGCTGCATCTGACCAGATTCTTGCGGAGAACATAGAGAATTATATTATTATGGGAGAGCTCTCTCTTGACGGCACCCTGCAGCCTATCCGTGGCGTCTTACCGATTGCCATCCAGGCCCGTGAAGAAGGCTTTAAAGGCATCATCCTTCCGAAGCAGAATACCCGTGAAGCTGCTATCGTAAACAATATCGATGTCTTTGCGGCAGAAAACATCAAAGAAGTAATCGATTTTTTTAATGAAGGAAAGCCACTTGAGAAAGTTGAAATCGATACCCGAAAAGAGTTTCAGGAAAAAGTGAATGATTTTCCGTTTGATTTTTCTGAAGTTAAAGGTCAGGAAACAGCGAAAAGAGCCATGGAAGTGGCAGCAGCAGGAGGCCATAACATCATCCTGATCGGGCCTCCGGGAAGCGGAAAAACCATGCTGGCCAAAAGGGTCCCGAGTATCCTGCCGCCCTTATCATTAAAAGAAGCATTGGAAACCACAAAAATACACTCGGTTGCCGGGAAAATGGGAACTGAAACGTCCCTGATGACGGTGCGCCCGTTCCGGTCTCCTCACCACACGATATCAGATGTTGCCTTAGTTGGCGGCGGCAGCTATCCGCAGCCCGGGGAAATATCTTTAGCACATAACGGGGTTTTGTTTCTGGATGAAATGCCGGAATTTAAAAGAACAGTACTGGAAGTGATGCGGCAGCCGCTGGAAGACCGGGAAGTGACCATTTCAAGAGCCAGGTTTACCGTGAACTACCCTGCGAGTTTCATGCTGGTTGCTTCCATGAATCCAAGCCCGAGCGGATTTTTCCCGGATGATCCGAATAATACTTCGACCTCTTATGAAATGCAGCGGTATATGAGCAAGCTTTCCGGGCCTCTTTTAGACAGGATCGATATTCACATCGAAGTCCAGAAGGTGGAATTCGAACAGCTGACGGAACGCAGGAAAGGTGAAAAAAGCGAAGATATCAGAAAACGGGTACTGATTGCCCGCGAAATCCAGCGGGAGCGGTATAAAGATTTAAAAATCAGCTATAATGCACAGATCGGACCCAAGGAAATTGAAAAATACTGTAATCTGGACGCCGCTTCTTTCAGCCTTATTAAAATGGCAATGGAAAAACTGAATCTTTCGGCACGGGCCTATGACCGGATCTTAAAAGTTGCCAGAACCATAGCCGACCTTGAAGAATCTGAAAATATTCTATCAAACCATGTTTCGGAGGCCATACAGTACAGAAGCCTGGACAGGGAATTCTGGAATGCCTGA
- a CDS encoding S46 family peptidase — MKRILLLFTFLLSFVQMRADEGMWLLMLVKRLNGVDMQKEGLHLTPEEIYSVNNSSLKDAIVSFGGFCTGEIVSGQGLIFTNHHCGYGAVAAASTPEKDYLKNGFWAMKQKDEFNAKDLYVRFLVRMDDATQRINSKLNSKMSAAERKAVIDAETKAIQSENSENGKYTVVVRDFFNGNEFYYFVYQDYKDIRLVGAPPSSLGKFGGDTDNWEWPRHTADFTVFRVYADAAGNPAEFAPTNVPLKPKHFLPVSLKGVKPGDFSMILGYPGRTNRYLTSYGIQQMVNKDYPAWVEASKLAMDVMKKYMDKDKATQLNYASQYASVANYWKNRQGTIDAVIKNGTITDKQKLEETFKAWAVQPANVTEYETVLDDIAIYYKQTSDRNVERNYMSQLSRNSKYFMLALQVGSVLKAYAEQDMKGRLAMKPKVDAALKTAYENINTKLEGEMMNSMVNLYQKKVNKDVASETIMGLDANTLSNVAYSSIFANKLSATNFVLNPDRLKLDADPLWKMANAIMADQRISAERFVKIDDNFAKNSRLFLAGLMKAMPEKKFYPDANSTMRLTYGTVTTLPVRTDRNYFGVTDNYYTDMTGLVSKYKKGDEEFDLPQRVIDLYNLKDFGQYADAKGYMPVNFLSNNDITGGNSGSPVIDADGNLIGIAFDGNSEALSGDIVFEPEWQKTINVDVRFVLWTIDKYAGARRLIDELQLVKDENTPADTKTKMPKATPAKGKKK; from the coding sequence ATGAAAAGAATACTTCTACTATTCACTTTCCTCTTAAGTTTTGTCCAGATGAGGGCTGACGAGGGAATGTGGCTGTTAATGCTCGTGAAAAGACTTAATGGTGTAGATATGCAAAAAGAAGGTTTGCATCTTACGCCTGAAGAAATTTACTCAGTTAATAACTCAAGCTTAAAAGACGCTATCGTGAGCTTCGGAGGTTTCTGTACGGGAGAGATTGTTTCCGGGCAGGGACTTATTTTTACCAACCACCACTGCGGATACGGTGCGGTGGCTGCGGCTTCAACACCTGAAAAAGATTATCTGAAGAACGGGTTCTGGGCCATGAAACAGAAAGATGAATTTAATGCAAAAGATCTGTATGTAAGGTTTTTGGTAAGAATGGATGATGCTACGCAAAGGATCAATTCCAAACTTAACAGTAAAATGTCCGCTGCGGAAAGAAAAGCGGTGATTGATGCAGAAACAAAAGCGATCCAGTCTGAAAACTCTGAAAACGGGAAATATACCGTTGTGGTAAGAGATTTCTTTAACGGAAACGAGTTTTATTATTTCGTCTATCAGGATTATAAAGATATCAGGTTGGTAGGAGCACCGCCTTCCTCATTGGGGAAATTCGGAGGCGATACGGATAACTGGGAATGGCCGAGGCATACTGCAGACTTTACGGTTTTCAGGGTATATGCTGATGCTGCAGGAAACCCTGCGGAGTTTGCGCCTACCAATGTTCCTTTGAAGCCTAAGCATTTCTTACCTGTTTCTCTTAAAGGGGTAAAACCGGGTGATTTCTCTATGATCTTAGGATATCCGGGAAGAACAAACCGTTACTTGACGTCTTACGGAATCCAGCAGATGGTTAACAAAGACTATCCGGCCTGGGTGGAAGCTTCTAAATTGGCCATGGACGTTATGAAGAAGTATATGGACAAGGATAAAGCCACTCAGCTTAATTATGCTTCTCAGTATGCTTCTGTAGCCAACTATTGGAAAAACAGACAGGGAACTATCGATGCCGTTATTAAAAACGGAACCATTACAGATAAGCAGAAACTGGAAGAAACATTCAAGGCATGGGCGGTACAGCCTGCAAATGTTACTGAATATGAAACGGTACTGGATGATATTGCCATCTATTACAAACAGACTTCTGACCGGAATGTTGAAAGAAACTATATGTCCCAGCTTTCAAGAAATTCCAAGTATTTTATGCTGGCACTGCAGGTAGGATCAGTTCTTAAAGCCTATGCGGAACAGGATATGAAAGGCAGGCTTGCCATGAAGCCTAAAGTAGATGCTGCCCTGAAAACGGCCTACGAAAACATCAATACCAAGCTTGAAGGCGAGATGATGAATTCTATGGTGAACCTTTACCAGAAAAAAGTAAACAAGGATGTTGCTTCTGAAACCATTATGGGACTTGATGCAAATACATTATCTAATGTAGCATACTCTTCCATCTTTGCAAACAAGCTTTCTGCAACCAATTTTGTACTGAACCCGGACCGTTTGAAACTGGATGCAGACCCGCTTTGGAAAATGGCCAACGCAATTATGGCTGATCAGAGGATTTCAGCAGAAAGATTTGTAAAGATTGACGATAATTTTGCTAAAAACAGCAGATTATTCCTGGCGGGATTAATGAAAGCAATGCCAGAGAAGAAATTCTACCCGGATGCCAACTCTACCATGAGGCTTACGTACGGAACAGTAACTACATTGCCGGTAAGAACAGACAGGAACTATTTCGGGGTTACCGATAACTATTATACTGATATGACCGGCCTTGTAAGTAAATATAAGAAAGGTGATGAAGAGTTTGACCTTCCGCAAAGAGTGATCGACCTTTATAACCTTAAAGATTTCGGTCAGTATGCAGATGCAAAAGGGTATATGCCTGTCAATTTCCTTTCTAATAATGATATTACGGGAGGTAACTCAGGTTCCCCGGTGATTGATGCAGACGGAAACCTGATCGGGATTGCATTTGACGGAAACAGCGAAGCATTAAGCGGAGATATCGTTTTTGAACCGGAATGGCAGAAAACCATTAACGTAGACGTACGTTTTGTTCTTTGGACCATCGACAAATATGCCGGTGCAAGAAGGCTGATTGACGAACTACAGTTGGTAAAAGACGAAAATACGCCAGCAGATACCAAAACAAAAATGCCTAAGGCAACGCCTGCAAAAGGAAAGAAAAAATAA
- a CDS encoding nuclear transport factor 2 family protein, which translates to MTLEVLQTKEDLRNLVDDYAYLGDEKKVSEVMDLFTPDLTYNVYMDGNPVSSVSGREEMEKDFKGHAAEVKTYFTLNGQHTVKINGDTATGISFATIKMIREVEGQNILTDYNVKYEDYYLKLKGKWLIKDRVGHFMIIEARPLNH; encoded by the coding sequence ATGACATTAGAAGTGTTACAGACAAAAGAAGATTTAAGAAATTTAGTTGATGACTATGCTTACTTGGGAGATGAGAAAAAGGTTTCTGAAGTAATGGACCTCTTCACACCCGATCTTACATACAATGTATATATGGACGGAAACCCGGTTTCAAGCGTTTCGGGAAGAGAAGAGATGGAGAAAGACTTTAAGGGTCATGCTGCAGAAGTGAAAACCTATTTCACATTAAACGGCCAGCATACTGTAAAAATTAACGGTGACACGGCAACCGGGATTTCTTTTGCCACCATAAAAATGATCAGGGAAGTAGAAGGACAAAATATTTTAACTGATTACAACGTGAAATATGAAGACTATTACCTGAAATTAAAAGGCAAATGGCTGATAAAAGACCGTGTCGGGCATTTTATGATCATAGAAGCGAGACCGCTTAATCATTAA
- a CDS encoding sodium:proton antiporter: MELYYSFSALIVLASIFAYLNYRFLKLPSTIGIMVIAIVVSIFLVSFGETVLPRTFGHLHSLMSSIDFTEVLMGAMLNFLLFAGGIHINLDDLKEQFRPVLIFSTLGVVISTFVVGFGMFYLLPFLGIHLPFIYCLLFGALISPTDPVAVLSILKQANVSKSLETKVAGESLFNDGMAVVVFSVVLQLAIGEEVDLGLESIGLLLLKEAGGGLLLGIVLGWITSRLMREVDDYIISVLVTLSVVMGGYLIARQMHISGPLTMVAAGLFMGNFNVKFKMKSITQDYLIKFWELIDEILNAVLFLFIGFELLMIKDLKHFIIPGLAAIAIVLLARIISIWGPTKFMKRTFSPQTVKVLIWGGIRGGVSIALAMSVPKSEYSEIILSITYCVVVFSIIVQGLTIGKVANPNKIATEEENLETVALKEEQ, translated from the coding sequence GTGGAATTATATTATTCATTTTCAGCCTTAATCGTTCTAGCATCCATATTCGCCTATCTTAATTACAGATTCCTGAAACTTCCGAGTACCATCGGCATTATGGTTATCGCCATCGTCGTTTCCATCTTTCTGGTTTCTTTTGGGGAAACGGTGTTGCCCCGGACATTCGGGCACCTTCACAGCCTGATGAGCAGCATTGATTTTACGGAAGTCCTGATGGGGGCCATGCTTAACTTCCTTCTCTTTGCAGGAGGCATTCATATTAACTTGGACGACCTTAAAGAACAGTTCCGGCCCGTGCTGATTTTTTCGACACTGGGCGTGGTCATCTCAACTTTTGTAGTGGGATTCGGGATGTTTTACCTTCTGCCTTTTTTAGGGATCCATCTGCCTTTCATCTACTGCCTCCTTTTCGGAGCTCTGATCTCCCCTACCGACCCTGTTGCCGTGTTAAGTATTCTGAAGCAGGCCAATGTTTCAAAATCATTGGAAACGAAAGTGGCCGGAGAGTCTCTTTTTAACGACGGTATGGCTGTCGTGGTATTTTCCGTTGTCTTACAGCTGGCTATCGGGGAAGAAGTAGACCTGGGACTTGAAAGCATAGGCTTGCTTCTGCTGAAAGAAGCGGGCGGCGGCCTGCTGCTGGGGATTGTACTGGGCTGGATCACTTCCAGGCTGATGCGTGAGGTGGATGATTATATCATTTCTGTCCTCGTCACCCTTTCTGTAGTTATGGGAGGCTATTTAATTGCCAGGCAGATGCACATTTCAGGACCTCTTACGATGGTTGCGGCAGGATTGTTTATGGGTAATTTTAATGTTAAGTTCAAAATGAAATCCATCACACAGGATTACCTGATCAAATTCTGGGAGCTGATTGATGAAATCCTGAATGCGGTTCTGTTCCTGTTCATCGGTTTTGAATTGTTGATGATCAAAGATTTAAAGCATTTTATCATTCCGGGACTGGCAGCCATTGCTATTGTTTTATTAGCCAGGATCATTTCCATCTGGGGGCCTACCAAGTTTATGAAAAGAACCTTTAGTCCGCAGACTGTAAAAGTTCTCATCTGGGGCGGAATCCGGGGCGGTGTTTCTATTGCGTTGGCAATGTCTGTCCCGAAAAGCGAGTACAGTGAGATCATTTTAAGCATTACGTACTGTGTGGTTGTATTCTCTATTATCGTTCAGGGGCTTACCATTGGAAAGGTAGCCAACCCGAACAAGATTGCAACAGAAGAAGAAAACCTGGAGACCGTTGCTTTGAAAGAAGAACAATAA
- a CDS encoding DUF4919 domain-containing protein has protein sequence MASAEAAYNKGALNKDILVSMVNIYNAIGEKTKAEICVLQNNRIIKTIDESGTGKTETSPICVITAGNMMTYAKPVMMMGNAFKQKDIKTDDSCILTEYSNGGINLFVKCIGCFNF, from the coding sequence TTGGCATCAGCAGAAGCTGCATACAACAAAGGCGCATTAAATAAGGATATATTAGTTTCAATGGTAAATATATATAATGCGATTGGAGAAAAAACCAAAGCGGAAATATGTGTATTGCAGAATAATAGAATCATTAAAACGATCGATGAAAGCGGAACGGGTAAAACGGAAACCTCACCCATCTGTGTAATTACAGCCGGTAATATGATGACCTATGCAAAACCTGTAATGATGATGGGAAATGCTTTTAAACAAAAAGATATTAAAACAGATGACAGCTGTATCCTGACAGAGTATTCCAACGGTGGAATAAATTTGTTTGTTAAATGTATTGGTTGTTTTAATTTTTAG
- a CDS encoding DUF4919 domain-containing protein, with translation MKYNFFLLLLLVSVLGFAQQPKISFKAIEKDLKSDKSPYHYEKLIFKYKAYPKSLDTLEAQHLYYGRNFRKDLVSTTDNDFKTLAEAFKNGDFDECIRQGEILYNRDPTNLDILLILLKAYDSKKDGKNFIHHFDQFRVLTDALKGSGDGKSDKTPFLVNSVGDEYILLNILNIGKDYTRGSRSMKDGILDIWEKDNTKIYIKVLYIDY, from the coding sequence ATGAAATATAACTTCTTCCTCTTACTGCTTCTGGTTTCGGTTTTAGGTTTTGCACAGCAGCCGAAAATCAGTTTCAAAGCCATTGAAAAAGACCTTAAAAGCGATAAATCCCCGTATCATTACGAGAAATTGATTTTTAAGTACAAAGCCTATCCGAAATCCCTGGATACGCTGGAGGCACAGCATCTGTACTATGGAAGGAATTTCAGAAAAGACTTGGTTTCAACTACGGATAATGACTTTAAAACCTTAGCGGAAGCCTTTAAAAACGGTGATTTTGACGAATGTATAAGGCAGGGGGAAATTTTATACAACAGGGATCCTACAAATCTTGATATTCTCCTGATCCTGCTGAAAGCATACGACTCAAAAAAAGACGGGAAAAACTTCATCCATCACTTTGACCAGTTCAGGGTACTGACCGATGCTTTAAAAGGTTCCGGAGACGGAAAATCTGATAAGACCCCTTTTCTGGTAAATTCTGTGGGTGACGAATATATCCTGTTGAATATCCTGAACATCGGTAAAGATTATACCCGGGGATCCAGGTCCATGAAAGACGGAATCCTGGATATCTGGGAGAAAGACAATACCAAGATATACATCAAAGTACTGTATATCGATTATTAA
- a CDS encoding helix-turn-helix domain-containing protein yields the protein MEENNSAEINKEFTDDCHTVLDAVSDALYAVGGKWKLMIIIAMARGNNRFSELQRQVKGISARVLSSELKELELNGFIIKKVSVGYPVMIEYQLLPYSHTLEELVGAMTRWGIQHRSKIKSEMSGGNQKS from the coding sequence ATGGAAGAAAATAATTCAGCTGAAATCAATAAGGAGTTTACCGATGACTGCCATACGGTTTTGGATGCAGTAAGTGATGCTTTATACGCAGTTGGCGGTAAATGGAAACTGATGATCATTATCGCTATGGCAAGAGGAAACAACCGCTTCAGTGAACTTCAGAGACAGGTTAAAGGTATTTCCGCAAGGGTTTTGTCAAGCGAGCTGAAGGAACTGGAACTTAACGGTTTTATTATTAAAAAAGTTTCTGTTGGGTATCCTGTTATGATTGAATATCAATTGCTACCCTACAGCCATACACTGGAGGAACTGGTCGGCGCTATGACAAGATGGGGAATTCAGCACAGGTCAAAAATCAAAAGTGAAATGTCTGGCGGAAACCAGAAGTCATAA
- a CDS encoding META domain-containing protein, whose product MPSILSVLSLGFILNCSSVPVKNPQIQREWLLVSFEDYAKQDLIKYKAGINLTVPVESGKIRGNAYMGCNRMFFSSEFKNNGTLKISGLGSTMMACPDMKLEDDFSKSFKNMTSYSLEGHFLTVKDDQGNTLKFVAADWD is encoded by the coding sequence ATGCCTAGCATTTTATCCGTTTTATCCCTTGGATTTATTCTGAACTGTTCCTCTGTACCGGTGAAGAACCCGCAGATACAGAGAGAATGGCTGCTGGTTTCTTTTGAGGATTATGCGAAGCAGGATTTAATAAAATACAAAGCGGGAATCAATCTGACAGTACCTGTTGAATCCGGAAAAATTAGGGGAAATGCTTATATGGGGTGCAACAGGATGTTTTTCTCTTCCGAATTTAAAAATAACGGCACACTGAAAATTTCAGGCTTGGGCTCAACCATGATGGCGTGCCCGGACATGAAACTGGAGGATGACTTTTCAAAAAGCTTTAAAAATATGACGTCTTACTCCTTGGAAGGACATTTTTTAACGGTAAAGGATGATCAGGGAAATACCCTGAAATTTGTAGCGGCAGACTGGGATTAG
- the hflX gene encoding GTPase HflX produces the protein MLDKKEHNYEKAVLVGVITQNQDEEKLIEYMDELEFLAFTAGATVDRRFTQKLTQPDSKTFIGSGKAQEIKEYVKENEIGTVIFDDELSPSQLKNLEKEMEIKILDRTNLILDIFAQRAQTSYARTQVELAQYQYLLPRLTRMWTHLERQKGGIGMRGPGETEIETDRRIIRDRISLLKDKLKTIDKQMATQRNNRGKVVRAALVGYTNVGKSTLMNALSKSEVFAENKLFATLDTTVRKVVIGNLPFLLTDTVGFIRKLPTQLVESFKSTLDEVREADLLIHVVDISHESFEDHIDSVNQILMEINAHQKPMIMVFNKIDGFSYDKKDEDDLTPSTKKNISLEEWKNTWMAKSKYPTVFISALTKENFPDMKKMIYDEVMKIHISRFPYNDFLFEYFDNDDEEHKNK, from the coding sequence ATGCTAGACAAGAAAGAACATAATTACGAGAAAGCTGTTTTGGTTGGTGTCATTACACAAAACCAGGATGAGGAAAAGCTGATTGAATATATGGATGAGCTGGAGTTTTTGGCTTTTACAGCCGGAGCTACCGTAGACAGGCGTTTTACACAGAAACTGACACAGCCGGATTCCAAAACCTTCATAGGAAGCGGAAAGGCACAGGAAATAAAAGAATACGTAAAAGAAAATGAAATAGGGACTGTAATCTTTGATGATGAATTATCACCTTCACAGCTTAAGAACTTGGAAAAGGAAATGGAGATAAAAATCCTGGACCGGACCAACCTGATCCTTGATATTTTTGCCCAAAGGGCACAGACTTCCTACGCCAGGACCCAGGTAGAGCTAGCCCAGTACCAGTACCTCCTTCCCCGGCTGACCAGAATGTGGACCCACCTGGAACGCCAGAAAGGGGGAATCGGGATGAGAGGCCCCGGGGAAACGGAAATTGAAACCGACAGGCGTATCATCCGTGACCGTATTTCATTGCTGAAAGACAAGCTGAAGACCATTGATAAACAGATGGCCACCCAGCGGAACAACAGAGGAAAAGTAGTGCGCGCTGCTCTGGTAGGCTATACCAACGTAGGAAAATCTACCTTGATGAATGCCCTGTCCAAATCTGAGGTTTTTGCTGAAAACAAGCTGTTTGCCACACTGGATACCACGGTAAGGAAAGTGGTAATCGGGAACCTGCCTTTCCTGCTGACGGATACGGTGGGGTTCATCCGGAAACTCCCGACCCAGCTGGTAGAATCCTTCAAATCCACCTTGGATGAAGTGCGTGAAGCAGACCTGCTGATTCATGTAGTGGATATTTCCCATGAAAGTTTTGAAGACCATATTGATTCCGTAAATCAGATCCTTATGGAAATCAATGCACATCAGAAACCGATGATTATGGTGTTCAACAAAATAGATGGTTTCAGCTATGATAAAAAAGATGAAGATGATCTGACTCCGTCCACCAAAAAAAATATCTCCCTGGAAGAATGGAAAAATACCTGGATGGCCAAATCCAAGTACCCGACGGTTTTCATTTCAGCTTTAACGAAAGAGAACTTCCCGGACATGAAAAAGATGATCTATGATGAGGTGATGAAAATCCATATTTCAAGATTCCCGTATAACGATTTCCTTTTCGAATACTTCGATAATGACGACGAAGAACACAAAAATAAGTAA